One window of Quercus robur chromosome 12, dhQueRobu3.1, whole genome shotgun sequence genomic DNA carries:
- the LOC126708024 gene encoding uncharacterized protein LOC126708024 isoform X2: MQPKRHRFSTSLQPHKNDKYNYNYNFNKKNDEDTKLRKEQRIPFKIEKIQSKTPIFLCLFFIWVLTMAASTNTTAPPPVDSASAGTASASASASTDELTAKAVHKRYEGLVMVRTKAIKGKGAWYWAHLEPMLVQNTDTGLPKAVKLRCSLCDAVFSASNPSRTASEHLKRGTCPNFNSVAKPISSISPSSASMASPPPPSSVPLQHNHRKRSSSSVSTGGVGSGSSYQVPPLAIVDPTRFELPYSPTVSATTVVTAVSAGAMLTQQPHLMLSGGKEDLGPLAMLEDSVKKLKSPKTSPGPTLSKSQIDCALDFLTDWVFESCGSVSFSSLEHPKFRAFLNQVGLPGISRREFTGGRLDTKFEEAKVESEARIRDAMFFQIATDGWKFKNYGVLGEESLVNLTVNLPNGTSLYRRAVFVSGSVPSTYAEEILWETITGICGHAVQQCVGIVADKFKAKALRNLETKNHWMINLSCQFQGFNSLIKVFSKELSLFKTVTDNCFKLANFVNYKSQIRNIFHKYQLQEYGQAGLLRVPLREYESVNFGPVYTMVEDILNSVRALQSILLDDSYKMAAMEDPIAREVGEMIQDVGFWNELEAVHSLVKLVKDMAQEIETERPLVGQCLPLWDKLRENVKDWCSKFNIAEGPLERVIEKRFKKNYHPAWAAAYILDPLYLIRDTSGKYLPPFKYLTPEQEKDVDKLITRLVSREEAHIALMELMKWRTEGLEAVYARAVQMKDRDPITGKMKIANPQSSRLVWETYLTEFKSLGKVAVRLIFLHATSCGFKCNWSFLRWVCAHGHSRAGMDRAQKLIFIAAHSKLERRDFSSDEEKDAELFSFANGEDDVLNEVLVDTSSV; the protein is encoded by the coding sequence ATGCAACCAAAACGCCACCGTTTCAGCACCTCCCTCCAACCCCACAAAAATGACAAGTACAACTACAACTACAACTTCAACAAGAAGAACGATGAAGATACTAAATtaagaaaagaacaaagaatacCCTTCAAGATTGAGAAAATCCAAAGCAAGACcccaatttttttgtgtttgtttttcatttgggtCCTGACAATGGCGGCTTCTACTAACACTACAGCACCACCTCCAGTGGACTCAGCCTCAGCTGGAACAGCTTCAGCTTCAGCCTCAGCCTCAACTGACGAGTTGACTGCAAAGGCCGTACACAAGAGGTACGAAGGGTTAGTCATGGTTCGTACAAAGGCTATAAAAGGCAAAGGTGCGTGGTACTGGGCGCACCTTGAGCCCATGTTGGTTCAAAACACTGACACCGGTCTTCCCAAAGCAGTCAAACTCAGGTGTTCCTTATGCGACGCCGTTTTCTCAGCTTCAAACCCGTCACGCACTGCCTCTGAGCACCTCAAGCGTGGTACTTGTCCCAATTTCAACTCAGTGGCAAAACCCATTTCGTCTATCTCACCCTCTTCGGCTTCTATGGCTTCCCCTCCACCTCCTTCTTCAGTTCCTTTGCAACATAATCATCGTAAGCGTAGCTCTTCTTCGGTTTCAACTGGTGGTGTAGGCTCTGGTTCTTCCTACCAAGTACCACCGTTGGCGATAGTGGATCCGACGAGGTTTGAGCTGCCGTACTCTCCGACGGTGTCAGCGACGACGGTTGTTACGGCGGTGAGTGCTGGGGCCATGCTGACACAACAACCGCATTTGATGTTATCTGGTGGGAAAGAGGATTTGGGGCCTCTTGCTATGTTGGAAGATAGTGTGAAGAAGCTCAAGAGTCCGAAAACTTCACCTGGGCCGACACTAAGTAAGTCTCAGATTGATTGCGCGCTTGATTTTCTCACTGATTGGGTGTTTGAGTCATGTGGGTCTGTCTCTTTTTCGAGCTTGGAGCACCCGAAGTTTCGAGCTTTCTTGAATCAAGTTGGGTTGCCGGGGATTTCTCGGAGAGAGTTCACAGGTGGTAGATTGGATACTAAGTTTGAGGAAGCTAAGGTTGAGTCTGAAGCGAGGATTAGAGACGCTATGTTCTTTCAGATTGCCACTGATGGGTGGAAATTCAAGAATTATGGGGTTTTGGGGGAAGAGAGTTTGGTGAATTTGACTGTGAATCTTCCAAATGGGACTAGTTTGTATAGGAGGGCAGTGTTTGTTAGTGGTTCCGTGCCTTCTACGTATGCCGAAGAGATTTTGTGGGAGACAATCACAGGCATTTGTGGGCATGCTGTGCAGCAATGTGTAGGAATAGTTGCAGACAAGTTTAAGGCAAAGGCATTGAGGAATTTGGAGACTAAGAATCATTGGATGATTAACCTTTCTTGTCAGTTTCAAGGGTTCAATAGTTTGATTAAGGTCTTTAGCAAGGAGCTTTCATTGTTCAAGACAGTCACTGATAATTGTTTCAAGCTCGCCAATTTCGTTAATTACAAGTCTCAGATtcgaaatatttttcataagtATCAGTTGCAGGAGTACGGACAAGCTGGATTGCTTAGAGTACCGTTGCGCGAGTATGAGAGTGTAAACTTTGGGCCTGTATATACAATGGTGGAGGATATACTGAATTCAGTTCGAGCACTACAGTCGATTTTGCTGGATGATTCATATAAGATGGCAGCAATGGAGGACCCAATTGCAAGAGAAGTCGGGGAGATGATTCAGGATGTGGGGTTTTGGAATGAATTGGAGGCAGTGCACTCGCTGGTTAAATTGGTCAAGGACATGGCTCAAGAGATTGAGACAGAAAGGCCATTAGTTGGGCAATGCCTTCCACTTTGGGACAAGCTTAGAGAAAACGTGAAGGATTGGTGTTCCAAGTTCAACATTGCAGAAGGACCCTTAGAGAGGGTGATTGAAAAGCGGTTCAAGAAAAATTATCACCCAGCTTGGGCTGCTGCTTATATACTTGATCCTCTTTATTTGATTAGGGACACTAGTGGGAAGTACCTTCCACCGTTCAAATACTTGACACCTGAGCAGGAAAAGGATGTGGACAAGCTCATAACCCGGCTTGTGTCGAGGGAAGAAGCTCACATTGCGCTAATGGAACTTATGAAATGGAGAACAGAAGGGCTTGAAGCAGTCTATGCACGAGCTGTGCAGATGAAGGATAGGGACCCCATTACTGGAAAGATGAAAATTGCCAACCCCCAGAGCAGTAGGCTGGTGTGGGAAACGTACCTTACTGAATTTAAGTCACTAGGGAAAGTTGCAGTTAGGCTTATCTTTCTTCATGCAACTTCTTGTGGATTCAAATGCAATTGGTCTTTCTTGAGATGGGTGTGTGCCCATGGGCACTCAAGGGCAGGTATGGACCGGGCACAGAAGTTGATATTCATTGCAGCTCACTCGAAACTTGAGAGACGGGATTTTTCCAGCGATGAAGAGAAGGATGCCGAGCTGTTCTCCTTTGCAAACGGTGAGGATGATGTGCTAAATGAGGTTCTTGTTGATACATCCTCAGtgtaa
- the LOC126708024 gene encoding uncharacterized protein LOC126708024 isoform X3 — protein sequence MQPKRHRFSTSLQPHKNDKYNYNYNFNKKNDEDTKLRKEQRIPFKIEKIQSKTPIFLCLFFIWVLTMAASTNTTAPPPVDSASAGTASASASASTDELTAKAVHKRYEGLVMVRTKAIKGKGAWYWAHLEPMLVQNTDTGLPKAVKLRCSLCDAVFSASNPSRTASEHLKRGTCPNFNSVAKPISSISPSSASMASPPPPSSVPLQHNHRKRSSSSVSTGGVGSGSSYQVPPLAIVDPTRFELPYSPTVSATTVVTAVSAGAMLTQQPHLMLSGGKEDLGPLAMLEDSVKKLKSPKTSPGPTLSKSQIDCALDFLTDWVFESCGSVSFSSLEHPKFRAFLNQVGLPGISRREFTGGRLDTKFEEAKVESEARIRDAMFFQIATDGWKFKNYGVLGEESLVNLTVNLPNGTSLYRRAVFVSGSVPSTYAEEILWETITGICGHAVQQCVGIVADKFKAKALRNLETKNHWMINLSCQFQGFNSLIKVFSKELSLFKTVTDNCFKLANFVNYKSQIRNIFHKYQLQEYGQAGLLRVPLREYESVNFGPVYTMVEDILNSVRALQSILLDDSYKMAAMEDPIAREVGEMIQDVGFWNELEAVHSLVKLVKDMAQEIETERPLVGQCLPLWDKLRENVKDWCSKFNIAEGPLERVIEKRFKKNYHPAWAAAYILDPLYLIRDTSGKYLPPFKYLTPEQEKDVDKLITRLVSREEAHIALMELMKWRTEGLEAVYARAVQMKDRDPITGKMKIANPQSSRLVWETYLTEFKSLGKVAVRLIFLHATSCGFKCNWSFLRWVCAHGHSRAGMDRAQKLIFIAAHSKLERRDFSSDEEKDAELFSFANEALDKDMVGLERPP from the exons ATGCAACCAAAACGCCACCGTTTCAGCACCTCCCTCCAACCCCACAAAAATGACAAGTACAACTACAACTACAACTTCAACAAGAAGAACGATGAAGATACTAAATtaagaaaagaacaaagaatacCCTTCAAGATTGAGAAAATCCAAAGCAAGACcccaatttttttgtgtttgtttttcatttgggtCCTGACAATGGCGGCTTCTACTAACACTACAGCACCACCTCCAGTGGACTCAGCCTCAGCTGGAACAGCTTCAGCTTCAGCCTCAGCCTCAACTGACGAGTTGACTGCAAAGGCCGTACACAAGAGGTACGAAGGGTTAGTCATGGTTCGTACAAAGGCTATAAAAGGCAAAGGTGCGTGGTACTGGGCGCACCTTGAGCCCATGTTGGTTCAAAACACTGACACCGGTCTTCCCAAAGCAGTCAAACTCAGGTGTTCCTTATGCGACGCCGTTTTCTCAGCTTCAAACCCGTCACGCACTGCCTCTGAGCACCTCAAGCGTGGTACTTGTCCCAATTTCAACTCAGTGGCAAAACCCATTTCGTCTATCTCACCCTCTTCGGCTTCTATGGCTTCCCCTCCACCTCCTTCTTCAGTTCCTTTGCAACATAATCATCGTAAGCGTAGCTCTTCTTCGGTTTCAACTGGTGGTGTAGGCTCTGGTTCTTCCTACCAAGTACCACCGTTGGCGATAGTGGATCCGACGAGGTTTGAGCTGCCGTACTCTCCGACGGTGTCAGCGACGACGGTTGTTACGGCGGTGAGTGCTGGGGCCATGCTGACACAACAACCGCATTTGATGTTATCTGGTGGGAAAGAGGATTTGGGGCCTCTTGCTATGTTGGAAGATAGTGTGAAGAAGCTCAAGAGTCCGAAAACTTCACCTGGGCCGACACTAAGTAAGTCTCAGATTGATTGCGCGCTTGATTTTCTCACTGATTGGGTGTTTGAGTCATGTGGGTCTGTCTCTTTTTCGAGCTTGGAGCACCCGAAGTTTCGAGCTTTCTTGAATCAAGTTGGGTTGCCGGGGATTTCTCGGAGAGAGTTCACAGGTGGTAGATTGGATACTAAGTTTGAGGAAGCTAAGGTTGAGTCTGAAGCGAGGATTAGAGACGCTATGTTCTTTCAGATTGCCACTGATGGGTGGAAATTCAAGAATTATGGGGTTTTGGGGGAAGAGAGTTTGGTGAATTTGACTGTGAATCTTCCAAATGGGACTAGTTTGTATAGGAGGGCAGTGTTTGTTAGTGGTTCCGTGCCTTCTACGTATGCCGAAGAGATTTTGTGGGAGACAATCACAGGCATTTGTGGGCATGCTGTGCAGCAATGTGTAGGAATAGTTGCAGACAAGTTTAAGGCAAAGGCATTGAGGAATTTGGAGACTAAGAATCATTGGATGATTAACCTTTCTTGTCAGTTTCAAGGGTTCAATAGTTTGATTAAGGTCTTTAGCAAGGAGCTTTCATTGTTCAAGACAGTCACTGATAATTGTTTCAAGCTCGCCAATTTCGTTAATTACAAGTCTCAGATtcgaaatatttttcataagtATCAGTTGCAGGAGTACGGACAAGCTGGATTGCTTAGAGTACCGTTGCGCGAGTATGAGAGTGTAAACTTTGGGCCTGTATATACAATGGTGGAGGATATACTGAATTCAGTTCGAGCACTACAGTCGATTTTGCTGGATGATTCATATAAGATGGCAGCAATGGAGGACCCAATTGCAAGAGAAGTCGGGGAGATGATTCAGGATGTGGGGTTTTGGAATGAATTGGAGGCAGTGCACTCGCTGGTTAAATTGGTCAAGGACATGGCTCAAGAGATTGAGACAGAAAGGCCATTAGTTGGGCAATGCCTTCCACTTTGGGACAAGCTTAGAGAAAACGTGAAGGATTGGTGTTCCAAGTTCAACATTGCAGAAGGACCCTTAGAGAGGGTGATTGAAAAGCGGTTCAAGAAAAATTATCACCCAGCTTGGGCTGCTGCTTATATACTTGATCCTCTTTATTTGATTAGGGACACTAGTGGGAAGTACCTTCCACCGTTCAAATACTTGACACCTGAGCAGGAAAAGGATGTGGACAAGCTCATAACCCGGCTTGTGTCGAGGGAAGAAGCTCACATTGCGCTAATGGAACTTATGAAATGGAGAACAGAAGGGCTTGAAGCAGTCTATGCACGAGCTGTGCAGATGAAGGATAGGGACCCCATTACTGGAAAGATGAAAATTGCCAACCCCCAGAGCAGTAGGCTGGTGTGGGAAACGTACCTTACTGAATTTAAGTCACTAGGGAAAGTTGCAGTTAGGCTTATCTTTCTTCATGCAACTTCTTGTGGATTCAAATGCAATTGGTCTTTCTTGAGATGGGTGTGTGCCCATGGGCACTCAAGGGCAGGTATGGACCGGGCACAGAAGTTGATATTCATTGCAGCTCACTCGAAACTTGAGAGACGGGATTTTTCCAGCGATGAAGAGAAGGATGCCGAGCTGTTCTCCTTTGCAAACG AAGCATTGGACAAAGATATGGTTGGACTGGAGAGGCCACCATAA
- the LOC126708024 gene encoding uncharacterized protein LOC126708024 isoform X4, translating to MQPKRHRFSTSLQPHKNDKYNYNYNFNKKNDEDTKLRKEQRIPFKIEKIQSKTPIFLCLFFIWVLTMAASTNTTAPPPVDSASAGTASASASASTDELTAKAVHKRYEGLVMVRTKAIKGKGAWYWAHLEPMLVQNTDTGLPKAVKLRCSLCDAVFSASNPSRTASEHLKRGTCPNFNSVAKPISSISPSSASMASPPPPSSVPLQHNHRKRSSSSVSTGGVGSGSSYQVPPLAIVDPTRFELPYSPTVSATTVVTAVSAGAMLTQQPHLMLSGGKEDLGPLAMLEDSVKKLKSPKTSPGPTLSKSQIDCALDFLTDWVFESCGSVSFSSLEHPKFRAFLNQVGLPGISRREFTGGRLDTKFEEAKVESEARIRDAMFFQIATDGWKFKNYGVLGEESLVNLTVNLPNGTSLYRRAVFVSGSVPSTYAEEILWETITGICGHAVQQCVGIVADKFKAKALRNLETKNHWMINLSCQFQGFNSLIKVFSKELSLFKTVTDNCFKLANFVNYKSQIRNIFHKYQLQEYGQAGLLRVPLREYESVNFGPVYTMVEDILNSVRALQSILLDDSYKMAAMEDPIAREVGEMIQDVGFWNELEAVHSLVKLVKDMAQEIETERPLVGQCLPLWDKLRENVKDWCSKFNIAEGPLERVIEKRFKKNYHPAWAAAYILDPLYLIRDTSGKYLPPFKYLTPEQEKDVDKLITRLVSREEAHIALMELMKWRTEGLEAVYARAVQMKDRDPITGKMKIANPQSSRLVWETYLTEFKSLGKVAVRLIFLHATSCGFKCNWSFLRWVCAHGHSRAGMDRAQKLIFIAAHSKLERRDFSSDEEKDAELFSFANALDKDMVGLERPP from the exons ATGCAACCAAAACGCCACCGTTTCAGCACCTCCCTCCAACCCCACAAAAATGACAAGTACAACTACAACTACAACTTCAACAAGAAGAACGATGAAGATACTAAATtaagaaaagaacaaagaatacCCTTCAAGATTGAGAAAATCCAAAGCAAGACcccaatttttttgtgtttgtttttcatttgggtCCTGACAATGGCGGCTTCTACTAACACTACAGCACCACCTCCAGTGGACTCAGCCTCAGCTGGAACAGCTTCAGCTTCAGCCTCAGCCTCAACTGACGAGTTGACTGCAAAGGCCGTACACAAGAGGTACGAAGGGTTAGTCATGGTTCGTACAAAGGCTATAAAAGGCAAAGGTGCGTGGTACTGGGCGCACCTTGAGCCCATGTTGGTTCAAAACACTGACACCGGTCTTCCCAAAGCAGTCAAACTCAGGTGTTCCTTATGCGACGCCGTTTTCTCAGCTTCAAACCCGTCACGCACTGCCTCTGAGCACCTCAAGCGTGGTACTTGTCCCAATTTCAACTCAGTGGCAAAACCCATTTCGTCTATCTCACCCTCTTCGGCTTCTATGGCTTCCCCTCCACCTCCTTCTTCAGTTCCTTTGCAACATAATCATCGTAAGCGTAGCTCTTCTTCGGTTTCAACTGGTGGTGTAGGCTCTGGTTCTTCCTACCAAGTACCACCGTTGGCGATAGTGGATCCGACGAGGTTTGAGCTGCCGTACTCTCCGACGGTGTCAGCGACGACGGTTGTTACGGCGGTGAGTGCTGGGGCCATGCTGACACAACAACCGCATTTGATGTTATCTGGTGGGAAAGAGGATTTGGGGCCTCTTGCTATGTTGGAAGATAGTGTGAAGAAGCTCAAGAGTCCGAAAACTTCACCTGGGCCGACACTAAGTAAGTCTCAGATTGATTGCGCGCTTGATTTTCTCACTGATTGGGTGTTTGAGTCATGTGGGTCTGTCTCTTTTTCGAGCTTGGAGCACCCGAAGTTTCGAGCTTTCTTGAATCAAGTTGGGTTGCCGGGGATTTCTCGGAGAGAGTTCACAGGTGGTAGATTGGATACTAAGTTTGAGGAAGCTAAGGTTGAGTCTGAAGCGAGGATTAGAGACGCTATGTTCTTTCAGATTGCCACTGATGGGTGGAAATTCAAGAATTATGGGGTTTTGGGGGAAGAGAGTTTGGTGAATTTGACTGTGAATCTTCCAAATGGGACTAGTTTGTATAGGAGGGCAGTGTTTGTTAGTGGTTCCGTGCCTTCTACGTATGCCGAAGAGATTTTGTGGGAGACAATCACAGGCATTTGTGGGCATGCTGTGCAGCAATGTGTAGGAATAGTTGCAGACAAGTTTAAGGCAAAGGCATTGAGGAATTTGGAGACTAAGAATCATTGGATGATTAACCTTTCTTGTCAGTTTCAAGGGTTCAATAGTTTGATTAAGGTCTTTAGCAAGGAGCTTTCATTGTTCAAGACAGTCACTGATAATTGTTTCAAGCTCGCCAATTTCGTTAATTACAAGTCTCAGATtcgaaatatttttcataagtATCAGTTGCAGGAGTACGGACAAGCTGGATTGCTTAGAGTACCGTTGCGCGAGTATGAGAGTGTAAACTTTGGGCCTGTATATACAATGGTGGAGGATATACTGAATTCAGTTCGAGCACTACAGTCGATTTTGCTGGATGATTCATATAAGATGGCAGCAATGGAGGACCCAATTGCAAGAGAAGTCGGGGAGATGATTCAGGATGTGGGGTTTTGGAATGAATTGGAGGCAGTGCACTCGCTGGTTAAATTGGTCAAGGACATGGCTCAAGAGATTGAGACAGAAAGGCCATTAGTTGGGCAATGCCTTCCACTTTGGGACAAGCTTAGAGAAAACGTGAAGGATTGGTGTTCCAAGTTCAACATTGCAGAAGGACCCTTAGAGAGGGTGATTGAAAAGCGGTTCAAGAAAAATTATCACCCAGCTTGGGCTGCTGCTTATATACTTGATCCTCTTTATTTGATTAGGGACACTAGTGGGAAGTACCTTCCACCGTTCAAATACTTGACACCTGAGCAGGAAAAGGATGTGGACAAGCTCATAACCCGGCTTGTGTCGAGGGAAGAAGCTCACATTGCGCTAATGGAACTTATGAAATGGAGAACAGAAGGGCTTGAAGCAGTCTATGCACGAGCTGTGCAGATGAAGGATAGGGACCCCATTACTGGAAAGATGAAAATTGCCAACCCCCAGAGCAGTAGGCTGGTGTGGGAAACGTACCTTACTGAATTTAAGTCACTAGGGAAAGTTGCAGTTAGGCTTATCTTTCTTCATGCAACTTCTTGTGGATTCAAATGCAATTGGTCTTTCTTGAGATGGGTGTGTGCCCATGGGCACTCAAGGGCAGGTATGGACCGGGCACAGAAGTTGATATTCATTGCAGCTCACTCGAAACTTGAGAGACGGGATTTTTCCAGCGATGAAGAGAAGGATGCCGAGCTGTTCTCCTTTGCAAACG CATTGGACAAAGATATGGTTGGACTGGAGAGGCCACCATAA
- the LOC126708024 gene encoding uncharacterized protein LOC126708024 isoform X1 gives MQPKRHRFSTSLQPHKNDKYNYNYNFNKKNDEDTKLRKEQRIPFKIEKIQSKTPIFLCLFFIWVLTMAASTNTTAPPPVDSASAGTASASASASTDELTAKAVHKRYEGLVMVRTKAIKGKGAWYWAHLEPMLVQNTDTGLPKAVKLRCSLCDAVFSASNPSRTASEHLKRGTCPNFNSVAKPISSISPSSASMASPPPPSSVPLQHNHRKRSSSSVSTGGVGSGSSYQVPPLAIVDPTRFELPYSPTVSATTVVTAVSAGAMLTQQPHLMLSGGKEDLGPLAMLEDSVKKLKSPKTSPGPTLSKSQIDCALDFLTDWVFESCGSVSFSSLEHPKFRAFLNQVGLPGISRREFTGGRLDTKFEEAKVESEARIRDAMFFQIATDGWKFKNYGVLGEESLVNLTVNLPNGTSLYRRAVFVSGSVPSTYAEEILWETITGICGHAVQQCVGIVADKFKAKALRNLETKNHWMINLSCQFQGFNSLIKVFSKELSLFKTVTDNCFKLANFVNYKSQIRNIFHKYQLQEYGQAGLLRVPLREYESVNFGPVYTMVEDILNSVRALQSILLDDSYKMAAMEDPIAREVGEMIQDVGFWNELEAVHSLVKLVKDMAQEIETERPLVGQCLPLWDKLRENVKDWCSKFNIAEGPLERVIEKRFKKNYHPAWAAAYILDPLYLIRDTSGKYLPPFKYLTPEQEKDVDKLITRLVSREEAHIALMELMKWRTEGLEAVYARAVQMKDRDPITGKMKIANPQSSRLVWETYLTEFKSLGKVAVRLIFLHATSCGFKCNWSFLRWVCAHGHSRAGMDRAQKLIFIAAHSKLERRDFSSDEEKDAELFSFANGKDQFQVSDYWNMCAPSPKYK, from the exons ATGCAACCAAAACGCCACCGTTTCAGCACCTCCCTCCAACCCCACAAAAATGACAAGTACAACTACAACTACAACTTCAACAAGAAGAACGATGAAGATACTAAATtaagaaaagaacaaagaatacCCTTCAAGATTGAGAAAATCCAAAGCAAGACcccaatttttttgtgtttgtttttcatttgggtCCTGACAATGGCGGCTTCTACTAACACTACAGCACCACCTCCAGTGGACTCAGCCTCAGCTGGAACAGCTTCAGCTTCAGCCTCAGCCTCAACTGACGAGTTGACTGCAAAGGCCGTACACAAGAGGTACGAAGGGTTAGTCATGGTTCGTACAAAGGCTATAAAAGGCAAAGGTGCGTGGTACTGGGCGCACCTTGAGCCCATGTTGGTTCAAAACACTGACACCGGTCTTCCCAAAGCAGTCAAACTCAGGTGTTCCTTATGCGACGCCGTTTTCTCAGCTTCAAACCCGTCACGCACTGCCTCTGAGCACCTCAAGCGTGGTACTTGTCCCAATTTCAACTCAGTGGCAAAACCCATTTCGTCTATCTCACCCTCTTCGGCTTCTATGGCTTCCCCTCCACCTCCTTCTTCAGTTCCTTTGCAACATAATCATCGTAAGCGTAGCTCTTCTTCGGTTTCAACTGGTGGTGTAGGCTCTGGTTCTTCCTACCAAGTACCACCGTTGGCGATAGTGGATCCGACGAGGTTTGAGCTGCCGTACTCTCCGACGGTGTCAGCGACGACGGTTGTTACGGCGGTGAGTGCTGGGGCCATGCTGACACAACAACCGCATTTGATGTTATCTGGTGGGAAAGAGGATTTGGGGCCTCTTGCTATGTTGGAAGATAGTGTGAAGAAGCTCAAGAGTCCGAAAACTTCACCTGGGCCGACACTAAGTAAGTCTCAGATTGATTGCGCGCTTGATTTTCTCACTGATTGGGTGTTTGAGTCATGTGGGTCTGTCTCTTTTTCGAGCTTGGAGCACCCGAAGTTTCGAGCTTTCTTGAATCAAGTTGGGTTGCCGGGGATTTCTCGGAGAGAGTTCACAGGTGGTAGATTGGATACTAAGTTTGAGGAAGCTAAGGTTGAGTCTGAAGCGAGGATTAGAGACGCTATGTTCTTTCAGATTGCCACTGATGGGTGGAAATTCAAGAATTATGGGGTTTTGGGGGAAGAGAGTTTGGTGAATTTGACTGTGAATCTTCCAAATGGGACTAGTTTGTATAGGAGGGCAGTGTTTGTTAGTGGTTCCGTGCCTTCTACGTATGCCGAAGAGATTTTGTGGGAGACAATCACAGGCATTTGTGGGCATGCTGTGCAGCAATGTGTAGGAATAGTTGCAGACAAGTTTAAGGCAAAGGCATTGAGGAATTTGGAGACTAAGAATCATTGGATGATTAACCTTTCTTGTCAGTTTCAAGGGTTCAATAGTTTGATTAAGGTCTTTAGCAAGGAGCTTTCATTGTTCAAGACAGTCACTGATAATTGTTTCAAGCTCGCCAATTTCGTTAATTACAAGTCTCAGATtcgaaatatttttcataagtATCAGTTGCAGGAGTACGGACAAGCTGGATTGCTTAGAGTACCGTTGCGCGAGTATGAGAGTGTAAACTTTGGGCCTGTATATACAATGGTGGAGGATATACTGAATTCAGTTCGAGCACTACAGTCGATTTTGCTGGATGATTCATATAAGATGGCAGCAATGGAGGACCCAATTGCAAGAGAAGTCGGGGAGATGATTCAGGATGTGGGGTTTTGGAATGAATTGGAGGCAGTGCACTCGCTGGTTAAATTGGTCAAGGACATGGCTCAAGAGATTGAGACAGAAAGGCCATTAGTTGGGCAATGCCTTCCACTTTGGGACAAGCTTAGAGAAAACGTGAAGGATTGGTGTTCCAAGTTCAACATTGCAGAAGGACCCTTAGAGAGGGTGATTGAAAAGCGGTTCAAGAAAAATTATCACCCAGCTTGGGCTGCTGCTTATATACTTGATCCTCTTTATTTGATTAGGGACACTAGTGGGAAGTACCTTCCACCGTTCAAATACTTGACACCTGAGCAGGAAAAGGATGTGGACAAGCTCATAACCCGGCTTGTGTCGAGGGAAGAAGCTCACATTGCGCTAATGGAACTTATGAAATGGAGAACAGAAGGGCTTGAAGCAGTCTATGCACGAGCTGTGCAGATGAAGGATAGGGACCCCATTACTGGAAAGATGAAAATTGCCAACCCCCAGAGCAGTAGGCTGGTGTGGGAAACGTACCTTACTGAATTTAAGTCACTAGGGAAAGTTGCAGTTAGGCTTATCTTTCTTCATGCAACTTCTTGTGGATTCAAATGCAATTGGTCTTTCTTGAGATGGGTGTGTGCCCATGGGCACTCAAGGGCAGGTATGGACCGGGCACAGAAGTTGATATTCATTGCAGCTCACTCGAAACTTGAGAGACGGGATTTTTCCAGCGATGAAGAGAAGGATGCCGAGCTGTTCTCCTTTGCAAACG GCAAGGATCAATTCCAAGTTAGTGATTATTGGAATATGTGTGCTCCAAGTccgaaatataaataa